One window of the Populus nigra chromosome 4, ddPopNigr1.1, whole genome shotgun sequence genome contains the following:
- the LOC133691112 gene encoding rho GDP-dissociation inhibitor 1-like, producing MSAAVRTRSASQEVSFSNEMENLGLNDHNIKAAAAAAEEKAEKDHEEDGSVDGIEEDDSKLQSDHKELDLGPQVSLKEQLEKDKDDDSLRRWKEQLLGSVDMSAVGESKEPEVKILSLSILCPGRPDLVLPFPFNSNSKSSSLFTLKEGSLYHLKLCFTVSNNLVSGLKYTNTVWKTGVRVDRTKVMLGTFSPQKEPYRYELEEETTPSGIFARGSYSARTKIVDDDGKCYLDVSYCFEIQKRWPSS from the exons ATGTCAGCTGCTGTAAGGACTCGCTCAGCATCCCAAGAAGTTTCTTTCAGTAATGAGATGGAGAATCTAGGACTAAATGACCACAACATCAAGGCTGCTGCTGCAGCAGCTGAAGAAAAAGCAGAGAAGGACCATGAAGAAGATGGTTCTGTTGATGGCATTGAAGAAGATGATTCCAAGCTCCAGTCTGATCATAAGGAATTGGATCTTGGGCCTCAAGTTTCCCTGAAGGAGCAGCTTGAAAAAGATAAG GATGATGACAGCTTAAGGAGATGGAAGGAACAGCTACTTGGGAGTGTTGATATGTCTGCTGTAGGAG AAAGCAAAGAACCAGAAGTGAAGATATTAAGTCTTTCAATCTTATGCCCGGGCCGTCCAGATCTTGTATTGCCATTTCCATTCAATAGTAATTCAAAGAGCAGTAGCCTCTTCACCCTCAAGGAAGGAAGCCTGTACCACCTCAAGTTATGCTTCACTGTCTCCAACAACCTTGTATCTGGTCTCAAGTACACCAATACTGTCTGGAAGACAGGCGTGAGAG TGGACCGTACAAAGGTGATGCTCGGTACCTTTAGCCCACAAAAGGAGCCTTACAGATatgaactagaagaagaaaCTACCCCTTCAGGCATTTTTGCTAGGGGCTCTTATTCTGCTAGAACCAAG ATCGTGGATGATGATGGGAAATGCTATTTGGATGTCAGCTACTGCTTTGAAATCCAAAAACGCTGGCCTTCGAGCTAG
- the LOC133692405 gene encoding MACPF domain-containing protein At1g14780-like isoform X2 encodes MEYWAQKPVEVRAIEALGKGFDLSSDFRLKYAKGMSSNNERLVLLDETNKRDVVFPGGLTISNVSEDIRCDKGDRTRYKSDVLEFNQMSELLNHKSSIQGKVPSGYHNAIFDLSGDWLHDTTDSKFLAFDGYFISLYYLHLTASRLTLKDEVKKSVPPRWDPALLSRFIHTYGTHIVIGMAVGGQDLICVKQKPSSPIPPAEVRKHLEDLGDYLFSDRRSPSLLQGNARDGKQVPEVFNRILQSNTMQLTSITETSSKDGLTIICSKRGGDVFSNSHSNWLQTVPAKPEAILFKFVPITSLLTGIPGSGYLSHAINLYLRYKPAPDDLQCFLEFQVPKQWAPMFCELPLRHQRKRTSYPSLQFSFLGHKIYVSPSQVSSDKKPVVGLRLYLEGKKCNRLALHLQHLSSLPNIMTFPSPNPITCMPCQWRGSDDYRSNDQFLEPIRWRRYSKVCTSVVKHDPSWLQGDTSGVFIVTGVQLLCKGRWPKTVLHLRLLFTHLPNCTIRKTAWAAAPEASQKSSFLTNLSTTFTFTQRTTTAPEKQGPAAINSGVYPDGPPVPIRSKKLLKYVDVAEIVRGPHDAPGHWLVTAAKLVTDGGKIGLHVKFALLDYGFHCA; translated from the exons ATGGAGTACTGGGCACAGAAGCCAGTGGAAGTGAGGGCAATAGAGGCTTTAGGAAAAGGGTTCGATCTGAGTAGTGATTTCAGATTGAAATATGCTAAGGGAATGAGTAGTAATAATGAAAGATTGGTTCTTTTGGATGAAACTAACAAAAGGGATGTTGTGTTTCCTGGTGGCCTTACTATCTCTAACGTTTCCGAGGATATTAGATGTGATAAAGGTGACAGGACTCGATACAAATCTGATGTTCTTGAGTTCAATCAG ATGTCAGAGCTACTTAATCATAAATCTTCAATCCAAGGAAAAGTTCCTTCTGGCTATCATAATGCTATTTTTGATTTAAGTGGAGACTGGCTTCATGATACTACAGACTCCAAGTTTCTTGCTTTTGATGGCTACTTCATCTCATTGTACTATTTGCACCTGACAGCATCTCGATTAACACTGAAAGATGAAGTAAAGAAGTCTGTCCCTCCTCGTTGGGATCCTGCATTGTTGTCCAG GTTCATCCATACATATGGCACGCACATAGTAATAGGGATGGCTGTCGGGGGTCAAGACTTAATTTGTGTTAAACAAAAACCTTCCTCACCAATTCCCCCTGCTGAGGTGAGAAAGCACTTGGAAGATCTTGGAGATTATCTGTTTTCAGACAGAAGAAGTCCGTCCCTTCTACAGGGGAATGCAAGAGATGGAAAACAA GTTCCCGAGGTCTTCAATCGTATTTTGCAGTCAAACACCATGCAACTGACTAGCATTACAGAAACCTCAAGCAAGGAT GGCCTCACCATCATTTGTTCAAAAAGAGGAGGAGATGTGTTCTCAAACAGTCACTCCAATTGGCTCCAGACAGTACCAGCTAAACCTGAAGCAATTCTATTCAAATTTGTACCTATAACATCTCTTCTTACTGGGATTCCTGGAAGTGGTTATCTTAGTCATGCAATCAACTTGTATCTACGTT ACAAGCCTGCCCCAGATGATTTACAATGCTTCTTGGAATTTCAAGTTCCAAAGCAATGGGCACCTATGTTTTGCGAGCTGCCTTTAAGGCATCAAAGGAAGAGAACTTCTTACCCTTCCTTGCAGTTCAGCTTTTTGGGACATAAGATCTATGTCAGCCCTAGCCAG GTTTCAAGTGATAAAAAACCTGTCGTTGGCCTACGTTTGTACTTGGAAGGGAAGAAATGCAATCGATTAGCACTGCATCTACAACATCTCTCAAGCCTTCCAAATATCATGACCTTCCCATCACCCAACCCCATCACATGCATGCCATGTCAATGGCGAGGCTCTGATGATTATAGATCTAACGACCAGTTTTTGGAACCAATTAGATGGAGGAGATACTCAAAGGTGTGCACATCTGTTGTTAAGCATGATCCCAGCTGGTTGCAGGGAGATACAAGTGGTGTGTTTATTGTAACCGGTGTGCAGCTCCTTTGCAAAGGACGGTGGCCTAAGACAGTACTTCACCTCCGTCTTCTTTTTACGCATTTACCCAACTGTACCATTCGGAAGACAGCGTGGGCTGCTGCTCCAGAAGCATctcaaaaatcaagttttctgACAAATCTCAGCACAACATTCACATTTACTCAGCGAACAACCACTGCTCCTGAAAAGCAAGGTCCTGCCGCAATTAACTCTGGTGTGTATCCAGATGGTCCTCCTGTTCCAATTCGCTCTAAAAAGCTGCTTAAATATGTGGATGTGGCTGAGATTGTGAGGGGTCCACATGATGCTCCAGGACACTGGCTGGTTACCGCTGCTAAGCTAGTCACAGATGGTGGTAAGATTGGTTTGCATGTGAAGTTTGCTTTGTTGGACTATGGATTTCACTGTGCATAG
- the LOC133692405 gene encoding MACPF domain-containing protein At1g14780-like isoform X1 gives MEYWAQKPVEVRAIEALGKGFDLSSDFRLKYAKGMSSNNERLVLLDETNKRDVVFPGGLTISNVSEDIRCDKGDRTRYKSDVLEFNQMSELLNHKSSIQGKVPSGYHNAIFDLSGDWLHDTTDSKFLAFDGYFISLYYLHLTASRLTLKDEVKKSVPPRWDPALLSRQQFLDITKWKGGQTLWGRGNSYLVCVILAHGCLLILLGRFIHTYGTHIVIGMAVGGQDLICVKQKPSSPIPPAEVRKHLEDLGDYLFSDRRSPSLLQGNARDGKQVPEVFNRILQSNTMQLTSITETSSKDGLTIICSKRGGDVFSNSHSNWLQTVPAKPEAILFKFVPITSLLTGIPGSGYLSHAINLYLRYKPAPDDLQCFLEFQVPKQWAPMFCELPLRHQRKRTSYPSLQFSFLGHKIYVSPSQVSSDKKPVVGLRLYLEGKKCNRLALHLQHLSSLPNIMTFPSPNPITCMPCQWRGSDDYRSNDQFLEPIRWRRYSKVCTSVVKHDPSWLQGDTSGVFIVTGVQLLCKGRWPKTVLHLRLLFTHLPNCTIRKTAWAAAPEASQKSSFLTNLSTTFTFTQRTTTAPEKQGPAAINSGVYPDGPPVPIRSKKLLKYVDVAEIVRGPHDAPGHWLVTAAKLVTDGGKIGLHVKFALLDYGFHCA, from the exons ATGGAGTACTGGGCACAGAAGCCAGTGGAAGTGAGGGCAATAGAGGCTTTAGGAAAAGGGTTCGATCTGAGTAGTGATTTCAGATTGAAATATGCTAAGGGAATGAGTAGTAATAATGAAAGATTGGTTCTTTTGGATGAAACTAACAAAAGGGATGTTGTGTTTCCTGGTGGCCTTACTATCTCTAACGTTTCCGAGGATATTAGATGTGATAAAGGTGACAGGACTCGATACAAATCTGATGTTCTTGAGTTCAATCAG ATGTCAGAGCTACTTAATCATAAATCTTCAATCCAAGGAAAAGTTCCTTCTGGCTATCATAATGCTATTTTTGATTTAAGTGGAGACTGGCTTCATGATACTACAGACTCCAAGTTTCTTGCTTTTGATGGCTACTTCATCTCATTGTACTATTTGCACCTGACAGCATCTCGATTAACACTGAAAGATGAAGTAAAGAAGTCTGTCCCTCCTCGTTGGGATCCTGCATTGTTGTCCAG ACAACAATTTTTGGACATCACAAAATGGAAAGGTGGACAAACTCTTTGGGGCAGAGGGA ACTCCTACTTGGTTTGTGTTATTCTGGCACATGGAtgcttattaattttattaggcaGGTTCATCCATACATATGGCACGCACATAGTAATAGGGATGGCTGTCGGGGGTCAAGACTTAATTTGTGTTAAACAAAAACCTTCCTCACCAATTCCCCCTGCTGAGGTGAGAAAGCACTTGGAAGATCTTGGAGATTATCTGTTTTCAGACAGAAGAAGTCCGTCCCTTCTACAGGGGAATGCAAGAGATGGAAAACAA GTTCCCGAGGTCTTCAATCGTATTTTGCAGTCAAACACCATGCAACTGACTAGCATTACAGAAACCTCAAGCAAGGAT GGCCTCACCATCATTTGTTCAAAAAGAGGAGGAGATGTGTTCTCAAACAGTCACTCCAATTGGCTCCAGACAGTACCAGCTAAACCTGAAGCAATTCTATTCAAATTTGTACCTATAACATCTCTTCTTACTGGGATTCCTGGAAGTGGTTATCTTAGTCATGCAATCAACTTGTATCTACGTT ACAAGCCTGCCCCAGATGATTTACAATGCTTCTTGGAATTTCAAGTTCCAAAGCAATGGGCACCTATGTTTTGCGAGCTGCCTTTAAGGCATCAAAGGAAGAGAACTTCTTACCCTTCCTTGCAGTTCAGCTTTTTGGGACATAAGATCTATGTCAGCCCTAGCCAG GTTTCAAGTGATAAAAAACCTGTCGTTGGCCTACGTTTGTACTTGGAAGGGAAGAAATGCAATCGATTAGCACTGCATCTACAACATCTCTCAAGCCTTCCAAATATCATGACCTTCCCATCACCCAACCCCATCACATGCATGCCATGTCAATGGCGAGGCTCTGATGATTATAGATCTAACGACCAGTTTTTGGAACCAATTAGATGGAGGAGATACTCAAAGGTGTGCACATCTGTTGTTAAGCATGATCCCAGCTGGTTGCAGGGAGATACAAGTGGTGTGTTTATTGTAACCGGTGTGCAGCTCCTTTGCAAAGGACGGTGGCCTAAGACAGTACTTCACCTCCGTCTTCTTTTTACGCATTTACCCAACTGTACCATTCGGAAGACAGCGTGGGCTGCTGCTCCAGAAGCATctcaaaaatcaagttttctgACAAATCTCAGCACAACATTCACATTTACTCAGCGAACAACCACTGCTCCTGAAAAGCAAGGTCCTGCCGCAATTAACTCTGGTGTGTATCCAGATGGTCCTCCTGTTCCAATTCGCTCTAAAAAGCTGCTTAAATATGTGGATGTGGCTGAGATTGTGAGGGGTCCACATGATGCTCCAGGACACTGGCTGGTTACCGCTGCTAAGCTAGTCACAGATGGTGGTAAGATTGGTTTGCATGTGAAGTTTGCTTTGTTGGACTATGGATTTCACTGTGCATAG
- the LOC133692405 gene encoding MACPF domain-containing protein At1g14780-like isoform X3 has product MQRWSIEMSELLNHKSSIQGKVPSGYHNAIFDLSGDWLHDTTDSKFLAFDGYFISLYYLHLTASRLTLKDEVKKSVPPRWDPALLSRQQFLDITKWKGGQTLWGRGNSYLVCVILAHGCLLILLGRFIHTYGTHIVIGMAVGGQDLICVKQKPSSPIPPAEVRKHLEDLGDYLFSDRRSPSLLQGNARDGKQVPEVFNRILQSNTMQLTSITETSSKDGLTIICSKRGGDVFSNSHSNWLQTVPAKPEAILFKFVPITSLLTGIPGSGYLSHAINLYLRYKPAPDDLQCFLEFQVPKQWAPMFCELPLRHQRKRTSYPSLQFSFLGHKIYVSPSQVSSDKKPVVGLRLYLEGKKCNRLALHLQHLSSLPNIMTFPSPNPITCMPCQWRGSDDYRSNDQFLEPIRWRRYSKVCTSVVKHDPSWLQGDTSGVFIVTGVQLLCKGRWPKTVLHLRLLFTHLPNCTIRKTAWAAAPEASQKSSFLTNLSTTFTFTQRTTTAPEKQGPAAINSGVYPDGPPVPIRSKKLLKYVDVAEIVRGPHDAPGHWLVTAAKLVTDGGKIGLHVKFALLDYGFHCA; this is encoded by the exons ATGCAAAGGTGGTCAATCGAG ATGTCAGAGCTACTTAATCATAAATCTTCAATCCAAGGAAAAGTTCCTTCTGGCTATCATAATGCTATTTTTGATTTAAGTGGAGACTGGCTTCATGATACTACAGACTCCAAGTTTCTTGCTTTTGATGGCTACTTCATCTCATTGTACTATTTGCACCTGACAGCATCTCGATTAACACTGAAAGATGAAGTAAAGAAGTCTGTCCCTCCTCGTTGGGATCCTGCATTGTTGTCCAG ACAACAATTTTTGGACATCACAAAATGGAAAGGTGGACAAACTCTTTGGGGCAGAGGGA ACTCCTACTTGGTTTGTGTTATTCTGGCACATGGAtgcttattaattttattaggcaGGTTCATCCATACATATGGCACGCACATAGTAATAGGGATGGCTGTCGGGGGTCAAGACTTAATTTGTGTTAAACAAAAACCTTCCTCACCAATTCCCCCTGCTGAGGTGAGAAAGCACTTGGAAGATCTTGGAGATTATCTGTTTTCAGACAGAAGAAGTCCGTCCCTTCTACAGGGGAATGCAAGAGATGGAAAACAA GTTCCCGAGGTCTTCAATCGTATTTTGCAGTCAAACACCATGCAACTGACTAGCATTACAGAAACCTCAAGCAAGGAT GGCCTCACCATCATTTGTTCAAAAAGAGGAGGAGATGTGTTCTCAAACAGTCACTCCAATTGGCTCCAGACAGTACCAGCTAAACCTGAAGCAATTCTATTCAAATTTGTACCTATAACATCTCTTCTTACTGGGATTCCTGGAAGTGGTTATCTTAGTCATGCAATCAACTTGTATCTACGTT ACAAGCCTGCCCCAGATGATTTACAATGCTTCTTGGAATTTCAAGTTCCAAAGCAATGGGCACCTATGTTTTGCGAGCTGCCTTTAAGGCATCAAAGGAAGAGAACTTCTTACCCTTCCTTGCAGTTCAGCTTTTTGGGACATAAGATCTATGTCAGCCCTAGCCAG GTTTCAAGTGATAAAAAACCTGTCGTTGGCCTACGTTTGTACTTGGAAGGGAAGAAATGCAATCGATTAGCACTGCATCTACAACATCTCTCAAGCCTTCCAAATATCATGACCTTCCCATCACCCAACCCCATCACATGCATGCCATGTCAATGGCGAGGCTCTGATGATTATAGATCTAACGACCAGTTTTTGGAACCAATTAGATGGAGGAGATACTCAAAGGTGTGCACATCTGTTGTTAAGCATGATCCCAGCTGGTTGCAGGGAGATACAAGTGGTGTGTTTATTGTAACCGGTGTGCAGCTCCTTTGCAAAGGACGGTGGCCTAAGACAGTACTTCACCTCCGTCTTCTTTTTACGCATTTACCCAACTGTACCATTCGGAAGACAGCGTGGGCTGCTGCTCCAGAAGCATctcaaaaatcaagttttctgACAAATCTCAGCACAACATTCACATTTACTCAGCGAACAACCACTGCTCCTGAAAAGCAAGGTCCTGCCGCAATTAACTCTGGTGTGTATCCAGATGGTCCTCCTGTTCCAATTCGCTCTAAAAAGCTGCTTAAATATGTGGATGTGGCTGAGATTGTGAGGGGTCCACATGATGCTCCAGGACACTGGCTGGTTACCGCTGCTAAGCTAGTCACAGATGGTGGTAAGATTGGTTTGCATGTGAAGTTTGCTTTGTTGGACTATGGATTTCACTGTGCATAG